One Armatimonadota bacterium DNA window includes the following coding sequences:
- a CDS encoding ethylbenzene dehydrogenase-related protein, whose product GRMVYLELSWRDPTSNRTPTRQGVFTDAAAVQFPVNPGVLPNPFMGDRQRPVNIWQWKAAWQDELARPRDLRAAYPHMSVDYYYDSRFLKEEAKRRAFNAGAAAGNLLSLPRRVSAVEDLVAWGFGTLTSQPQQDVVGLGLWQAERWTVLLARPLRTTDPADVQFLPGETVYVNFAVWDGGNGDRDGQKNVTLTWWPLRLSAVR is encoded by the coding sequence GGCAGGATGGTCTACCTGGAGCTTTCCTGGCGAGACCCCACGTCCAACCGTACACCTACGCGCCAGGGTGTATTCACCGATGCGGCGGCGGTGCAGTTTCCCGTGAACCCGGGCGTGCTGCCCAATCCTTTCATGGGCGACCGGCAGCGCCCGGTCAACATCTGGCAGTGGAAGGCCGCCTGGCAGGACGAGCTGGCCCGTCCCCGGGACCTCCGCGCTGCCTACCCGCACATGTCGGTGGATTACTACTATGACTCGCGGTTCCTGAAGGAGGAGGCCAAGCGGCGCGCCTTCAACGCAGGGGCGGCGGCCGGCAACCTGCTCTCCCTGCCCCGCCGGGTCAGCGCCGTGGAGGACCTGGTGGCCTGGGGGTTCGGTACCCTGACCAGCCAGCCCCAGCAGGACGTGGTCGGCCTGGGCCTGTGGCAGGCCGAGCGCTGGACCGTCCTCCTGGCCCGGCCGCTGCGCACCACCGACCCCGCTGACGTCCAGTTCCTGCCGGGTGAGACCGTCTACGTGAACTTTGCCGTCTGGGACGGAGGCAACGGGGACCGCGACGGCCAGAAGAACGTCACCCTCACCTGGTGGCCGCTGCGCCTCAGCGCAGTCAGGTAG